GCGGGCACGCTCAACGTCCCATCGCTGTTGATCTCGAAAGGCGGCTCGATCACGTCCGGGTTGTAGTAGCGGTTGCTCGCGCTCAGGTCGCTGGGAAGCGTGAAGTTGGGTAGCGCCGCCAACGCCAGGTTCAACGCGCGGCCGATGCCGGTTTCGAGCATGCCCCCGCACCACACCGGCACGCCGTGCGCTTCGCAGATGTCGTGCACGGCAATCGCATGCGTCAGTCCGCCCACACGTCCCTGCTTGATGTTGATGATCTTGCACGCGCCCAGCTCGATGGCCATGCGGGCGTGATCCGGTGTGTGGATGCTCTCGTCCAGGCAGATCGGGGTCTTGAGCTGAGGCTGCAGCTTGCTGTGCTCATAGATATCGTCGTAACCCAGCGGTTGCTCGATCATCAACAGGTTCAAGTCGTCCATTTGCTTGAACAGTTCGACGTCGCGCAGCGTATAGGCGCTGTTGGCGTCCACCATCAGCATGCGGTCGGGGAAGGCAGCCCGCGCGGCGCGCACGTCTTGTAGATCGCGCCCCGGCTTGATCTTCATCTTGATGCGCAGGTAACCATACTGCAGGAAGCTCGCGATCCGCTCCAGCAGCTTTTCGGTCGTCGGTTGGATGCCGATGCTCACGCCGACGACGATGCGATCCTTCATCTGTCGGCCGGTCACCTGGCCGATGTAGTCGCGCAAGCTGAGGCCGGCTTGTTGCGCGGCGATGTCCCACAACGCCGCTTCCAGCGCAGCCTTGGCCATGTTGTGGCCGCGCACCCGGCTGAAGCGCGCGGGTGCCTCGCGCGGGTCGCCGATGGGCGCGCTCAGTAGGGTGGGGATGAGGTAGCCGGTCATCACATGCCAGTTGGTCGTGACGGTCTCGTAGGAGTAGCCCGGATCGGCGTCGGCTACGCTCTCGCCCCAGCCGACCACGCCGTCGGCAGTAATGCGTACAAGGGTGCTCTCGCGTTCGGTCGTCACGCCGAAGCTGGTCTCGAAGGGGGCGACAAGGGGAATGCGAATGTGGAAGAGTTCGATGCGTTCGATGTTCATTGCTGGTTGCTGGTCGTTGGTCGCTGGTTGCTAGTTGCTGGTTGTTAGTCGCCGGTCGTTGGTCATCCATCAATCACCAATCACCAATCACCAATCATGTCCTCATCGGCGTCAGCGGGTTCTTCAGCGGCTCGCCGCGCAGGGCGCGCGCTACTTCTTCGGCGGCGTTGATCTGCAGTTGGATCATCGCTTCTTCGGAGTACCAGGCGGCGTGCGGATGGAGGATGGTATTTGGCGCGTTGCGGATGGGATGGTCGGCGGGCAACGGCTCCTGCTCGAACACGTCGAGCGCTGCACCGGCGATCCGGCCGGCCCGTAGCGCCTCGGCCAGCGCCGGCGTGTCCACGATCGCGCCGCGCGCCACGTTGATCAGATAGGCGCCGGGCTTCATCTTGCCGATCGCTTCGGCGTTGATGAGGTGGTGCGTTTCCGGCGTGAGCGGCGTGTGGATGGAGATGAAATCCGCTTCGTGCAGCAGCGCGTCGAGGTCCACCCATGTCGCACCTGCAGCCTGCGCGCGCTCCGGCGAGAGATACTTGTCGTGCACGATCACGCGCATCCCGAAGCCGAGCGCGCGCCGGGCCACGGCGCTGCCGATGCGCCCCATGCCGATCAAGCCGAGCGTCCGGCCTTCGATACGGTGCACCGGTTTGGCCGTCTTCAGGGTTGCCCATTCGCCGCGCCGCATGCTGGCGTCTAACGGGATCACCTTGCGCGCCAGCGCCAACAGCAGTGCCATAGCGTGGTCGGCCACTTCGGGGATGCAATAGTCGGGCACGTTGGCCACTTGGATGCCGCGCGCAACGGCAGCCGGTACGTCAATCGTCTCATAGCCCACGCCATAGCGCACCACACAGCGCAGCCGGGGCAGAGCGTCCATCACGCGGGCGGTGATGGGCACGAACCCGATAATCAGCGCGTCAGCATCCTGCGCTGCTTGGATTACGTCGTCTTCCGTGCGCAGTGGGCTGCGGTCTACGACTTCCGCCAAATCGCGGAGCACGGCGCGCTCCGGGTCGAGAGAAGGGAACGCATGGTCGGTGATCACAACTTTGTACATAAGCTAGGTGTGGAGAGAATGTGGATGTTGCGACTATCAAGCCGCGTCGAGAGTCGCGGTGATGAGCTACGGCGAGTTCGCGCTTGTCATTTTCTTGCCAACTGTGGATAAACTGGGTATACTATTGCGCACACTCGCATCGGTAGAGGCGTTCATGCAGCGCCTCTATTTTAATTCTGAGGTCGCCGTACGATACTGCTTGGCAGCGACCGGACCGACCAAACGACGCAAATCGTCCAGAAGGTAGGTAGATACATTATGATCGAACAGGAATATCTCACTCCGGAGGGTTTGAAGAAGCTCGAAGAAGAGCTGGAGTATCTGAAGACCGTTCGCCGGGCTGAGGTCGCTCAGCGATTGCACGATGCGATGGCCGAGGGCGAGGTCGAGGAGAACCCTGAGTACGAGGATGCCAAGAATGAGCAAGCCTTTGTCGAGGGGCGCATTCTGGAGATCGAGACCATCCTTGCTAATGCCGTGCTGATCGAGAACAAGGGCCCGTCGAATGAGGTGCGCCTGGGCAGCAAGGTCACCATCACCGAAGTCGGCTCAGGTAGCAAGGAACACTACATCATCGTCGGCTCGGCGGAGGCCGATCCGGCCAGCGGGCGAATTAGCAACGAGTCGCCGCTGGGCCGCGCCTTGCTCGGTCACAAGGTGAACGACATTGTTTCCGTGCAGGCGCCCGAGGGCGAGATCAAGTTCAAGGTCACGCATATCTCGAACAAATGATCTACAATTGCGGCCAATGGCGCGGATTGGACGGAAGGGAAGCCATCGCGGTTGCGGCGGCTTCGTCCTGTCCATCTCCGGCGCCGGCTTGGCATGAGCAAACGCTACCTCGTCGGTCATCCCGGCGTCGGCAAAACGGCGCGCCTTGCCGATCGTTTGATCGAGCTGATCGGCAGCGGCATTCGTCCTGACCGCATCCTCGTCCTCGTCCCACAAGAATCCCACATCCAGCGCTTCAAGGCAGCCCTCGCGCGGGCGCGCGATGCTGCGCCGGCATCGCACGAAAGTCGCCGCCCAAGGCGCGCGCGCCTCGCCGAGCCGGAGATTCACACGTTCTTCGGGCTGGCGCAGCAACACGTCAGCCTGTTCTTTCCGCGCATTGCGCCACGCGCCGGCTTCGCCGATCCCTACCGCGAGCCGGCCTGGATGAACGTCGAAGCCGCACAGTATCTCCTCGACCGCATCGTCGCACCGCGCATCGGCGAATTCGAGGACCTGTGCATGCCACGTGCCCGACTGTTGATCCAGATTCTGGACGACCTGAATCGTGCGGCGACGACGGGCTTTCCGCTGGAGGAGTTGGCCGACCGGCTGGCATCAGCCTGGCATGGCGCCGAGCCGCGGGAGCGCGCCTATCGCGCCGTGCAGGACATCGCGCTTGCCTATCGCCGGTTTTGTTTGCGCCACACGCTGGTTGACTTTTCGCTCGGCATGGAGCTGTTTGGGACGCATCTGCTGGCGGCCGGCTTCTACCGCGAATACGTGGCCGCGCGCTATCGTCACGTGCTGGCCGACAACATCGAAGAAGGCGCGCCGATCATCCACGACTTCCTGCGCCTGCTGCTGGAGACGTGCGAGAGCGCGATGCTGGTCGAGGACGATCCGGGTGGCTTCCGGGTCAACCTGGGCGCGTCGCCGCAGTCGGCGCGGTCGTTGCGCACGATGTGCGAGGTGATGCACATTCCCGATCTGCGCTTGCAGCCGGATGCGCCAGATACGCCGGCGCGATTCGGCCAGGCGCTGATGCGCGCCATCGTCGAACGCGAATCGCGCATAGCGCTGCGCAGTTCCGCCGTCGAAAGGTTGGATGGCGGTGATGCGCCGGTACGCTACTGGACGACCATGGTTCAGACGGTCGCCGAGCGCATCGGCACACTGGTTCGCTCCGGCGCGCAGGCGCACGAGATCGCCGTCGTCGCGCCGGTCGTGGAGGACGTGCTGTGGTTCGAGTTGGCAGAGCGCCTGAAGCGCTACGACATCGGCGTGCACGCCGTGCGCCCCTCGCGGCCGCTCTATGACCAGCCGCTCGTCCGCGCCATGGTCGCTTTCGCCCGGCTTGGGCATCCCGGTTGGGAGCAGCCGGTTTCGCCACAGGAGCTGGCGCGCGCCTTGGCGCTGGTTGTGTCCGGGTTAGACGTCGTGCGGGCGCAACTCATCGCCGATGCGGCGCGCCGTGTATCCGGTCCATCCGGCATCGTTGTCCTGCCGGCGCTGGACGAGCCAGTGCTGTGGAATCGTCTGGGGACGCCCTTTCAGGAGCGCTACGCCACGTTGCGCGATTGGTTGGCTGCCTGGGCAGGTGAGCGACAAGCTCGTGCTGCATCGCTCGATGTGTTCTGGCAACGGTTGGTTGCCGAGGTGCTGTCGCAGCCGGGCTTCGCGCTCGGTGAGGATCCGGAGCGCAGGTTGGTGTGCGACAAGCTGATCGCCTCGGCGCGTGCCTTTCGCGAGATGTTCGAGCAAGCTGACTTGGAATTGTCGCAGGTTGTCGAAGCGCCTAGGCCGGTCGAGGCATCAGTTCTGGGCCTCGGCCCTCGACCGGATGAAGCCGAGACAATAGACGCGGGGCAGGCCTACCTCGTCGTGCTCACGCAGAATGTGCTGGCCGCCGAATACGTGCCCGAGCGAACGCCCGAGGTGTCCGAAGGCAGCATTCTGCTCGCTCCGGCCTACACCTATCTCACCGGCGACTATCGCTCGCGCTACCAGTTCTGGCTCGATGTCAACGCCCTGAACTGGCACGAGCGCTTCTACCAACCGCTCACGCACCCCTACGTCCTCTCGCGCGCGTGGGCGCCGGGCATGCATTGGACGGACGACGACGAGCAACGTGCCGGCCGCGATCTGCTCGCGCGCGTGGTAGGTGGTCTGGCCTTTCGCTGCCGCGACAACATCTATTTGGCAGCCAGCGAGCTGAACGTCGCCGGCCAAGAGGAGAGCGGCATGCTTGCGCGGGCGCTGCGAGACCTATGAACCTGCGACCACAACAAGCGCGCATTGTGAACGAATACGCCGGCGGCAAGTTGGCCATTTCGGCGGTGCCCGGCAGCGGCAAGACGCACACGCTCGCTGCCCTGGCCGCGCACTTGCTGGCGCGAGGCGTGATTGGTCCGGACGCCGAGGTGCTGGTGGTGACGTTCACCAACTCGGCAGTGGAGAACGTCAAAGCGCGCATCCGCCTCGTGCTGCGCGAACTGGGCCTGCGTGACGGCGGCTTTCGCGTGTTCACCTTGCACAGCCTGGCGAACACGATCGTGCGCGAGCGTCCCGACCTCGCCGGCGTGACGTCTGACTACCGCATTGACGACGAGCTGAGCAACAGCCGCGCGATGTCCGACGCAGCGCGTTGGTTCATGCAACAGGAACACGACTACTGGCTGAGCTTTCTGCCATCCGGCCTGACAGCGCAGCAGCGCTACCAGCTCGAAAGCGAATGGTCCGACGACACGGCGCGGGTCGGCGCGGAAGTGACCAAACTGGCGAAGCACTTGCGGCTGACGCCGGCAGAAGTGCGCGCGCTCGTTTTGGGACAGGCGGACAAGGGGCAGATGGGTGTGTCGCCGTTTCTGCGCATCGGCGCGGCGATTTACGAGCACTACGATCAGACGCTGCGTGCTGCCGGCCGACTGGACTTCGACGATTTGATTTGGGCGGCCATCCGCGCCTTGAATAACGACGACGACTTTCGCCGCCGGCTAGGCCGGCGCTGGCCCTTCATCCTGGAGGACGAGGCGCAGGACAGCACACCGCTGCAGGAGGAGATCCTCGCGCTGCTCTCGCGCGAGCATGGCAACTGGGTGCGCGTGGGCGACCCGAACCAGGCCATCATGACCACGTTCACGGCGTCGGACGTGCGCTTCTTCCGCGCGTTCAAGCAACGCTCCGATGTGAAAGTGATGCCGTTGACGGTGAGCGGCCGCAGTGCGCCGGAGATCATCGCCCTGGCCAACCGACTGGTGGATTGGGTGACGCGCGCGCATCCCGAGCCGGTCGTTCGGCGGGAGGCATTGAGTGCCGACGAGATCATCCAGCCGGCGCCGCCCGACGATCCGCAGCCGAATCCGTCCGCCGGGTGCATCCGGCTGCAGTCGTTCGACGATGAAGACACCGAAGCGCAAAAAGTAGCGCAGAGCGCCGTCCGCTTCATCCTGAGCGCGCCCGACAAGACCTGCGCCATCCTCGCGCCGACCAACTATTTCGGCCAGCGGATTGTGCAGGCACTGGAGGCGATTCAGGCGCGCTACCCACAACGCGCGTTGTATCAGGATCAACTGCGCAACGCGCAGCCGGTGCGCGACGTGGCACGTGTGCTGGCGCAGGCGGTGCGCTTTTGCAGCCAACCGACCAACATGAATGCGCTGGTGGACTTGCGCGCGGCGATGATCGAGGCCGGCGTCGGTCCATCCGGCGATGCGCGCGACAACCGCGTGAAGGCGCTTTTGCGAAGCGCCCGGCCGGAGCGGTTGCTCTTCCCGCTGTCCGACGCAGCGCCGGTGTTGCCTACCGGGCTTGTCTTGCGCGAAGACGAGGCGCGCGAGGTGTACGCGTTGGCGGCGCTCACGGCGCGCTGGTTACGCGCCAGCGTGCTGCCGGTGGATCAACTCATCCTCACCGTCGCCCAACAGCTTTTCACACAAGAGAACGACCTGGCGATTGCGCACAGCCTGGCCTCCAGCCTGCGCCGTTACGCGTCGCTTCATCCAGATGCGCACCTGGCCGACGTAGCGCGCGAGTTGGACGAGATCGCCAGCAACCGCCAGCGATACCTGAGCAGCTCGCTCATCGAGGCCGGGTTTCAGCCGGTCGCCGGGCAGATCACCGTCACGACGATGCACAAGGCCAAGGGGCTGGAATGGGATCGTGTGTATCTCACCTGTGTAGATGAAGTCGAGTTCCCGCACGACGCCTCGGGTGAGTTTCGCGGACAGGCCTGGTATTTGGCCGGGCACGACCCCGCGTT
The window above is part of the Candidatus Roseilinea sp. genome. Proteins encoded here:
- the greA gene encoding transcription elongation factor GreA, with the translated sequence MIEQEYLTPEGLKKLEEELEYLKTVRRAEVAQRLHDAMAEGEVEENPEYEDAKNEQAFVEGRILEIETILANAVLIENKGPSNEVRLGSKVTITEVGSGSKEHYIIVGSAEADPASGRISNESPLGRALLGHKVNDIVSVQAPEGEIKFKVTHISNK
- the menC gene encoding o-succinylbenzoate synthase; translated protein: MNIERIELFHIRIPLVAPFETSFGVTTERESTLVRITADGVVGWGESVADADPGYSYETVTTNWHVMTGYLIPTLLSAPIGDPREAPARFSRVRGHNMAKAALEAALWDIAAQQAGLSLRDYIGQVTGRQMKDRIVVGVSIGIQPTTEKLLERIASFLQYGYLRIKMKIKPGRDLQDVRAARAAFPDRMLMVDANSAYTLRDVELFKQMDDLNLLMIEQPLGYDDIYEHSKLQPQLKTPICLDESIHTPDHARMAIELGACKIINIKQGRVGGLTHAIAVHDICEAHGVPVWCGGMLETGIGRALNLALAALPNFTLPSDLSASNRYYNPDVIEPPFEINSDGTLSVPAGLGLGVHVVPERLSKITLRHDVFQR
- a CDS encoding DNA helicase, translated to MNLRPQQARIVNEYAGGKLAISAVPGSGKTHTLAALAAHLLARGVIGPDAEVLVVTFTNSAVENVKARIRLVLRELGLRDGGFRVFTLHSLANTIVRERPDLAGVTSDYRIDDELSNSRAMSDAARWFMQQEHDYWLSFLPSGLTAQQRYQLESEWSDDTARVGAEVTKLAKHLRLTPAEVRALVLGQADKGQMGVSPFLRIGAAIYEHYDQTLRAAGRLDFDDLIWAAIRALNNDDDFRRRLGRRWPFILEDEAQDSTPLQEEILALLSREHGNWVRVGDPNQAIMTTFTASDVRFFRAFKQRSDVKVMPLTVSGRSAPEIIALANRLVDWVTRAHPEPVVRREALSADEIIQPAPPDDPQPNPSAGCIRLQSFDDEDTEAQKVAQSAVRFILSAPDKTCAILAPTNYFGQRIVQALEAIQARYPQRALYQDQLRNAQPVRDVARVLAQAVRFCSQPTNMNALVDLRAAMIEAGVGPSGDARDNRVKALLRSARPERLLFPLSDAAPVLPTGLVLREDEAREVYALAALTARWLRASVLPVDQLILTVAQQLFTQENDLAIAHSLASSLRRYASLHPDAHLADVARELDEIASNRQRYLSSSLIEAGFQPVAGQITVTTMHKAKGLEWDRVYLTCVDEVEFPHDASGEFRGQAWYLAGHDPALEARVQLEALARGDTGLTEADPVRQAHLEYIAERLRLLYVGITRARTDLLISYSRRRLGRDNSVALAAREVLRDVA
- a CDS encoding D-isomer specific 2-hydroxyacid dehydrogenase family protein codes for the protein MYKVVITDHAFPSLDPERAVLRDLAEVVDRSPLRTEDDVIQAAQDADALIIGFVPITARVMDALPRLRCVVRYGVGYETIDVPAAVARGIQVANVPDYCIPEVADHAMALLLALARKVIPLDASMRRGEWATLKTAKPVHRIEGRTLGLIGMGRIGSAVARRALGFGMRVIVHDKYLSPERAQAAGATWVDLDALLHEADFISIHTPLTPETHHLINAEAIGKMKPGAYLINVARGAIVDTPALAEALRAGRIAGAALDVFEQEPLPADHPIRNAPNTILHPHAAWYSEEAMIQLQINAAEEVARALRGEPLKNPLTPMRT